From the Salana multivorans genome, the window CATGCTCGCGCTCCTGGATCACATCGAGAAGCTGACCGGCAGGCTGGACCACGCCGAGTTCCGTGCAACGGAGGCCGAGTGGCAGTTGGCGGCCGAGAGTACGCACCAGGATGACGGACCGTGCGCGTCTGTGACCCTCGCGAACGTGGATATCGCGAAGATCTACGACGAGAACGAAATCCTGCGGCGCGACCTGCACACGCCAAGGCTGAGCGCGAGCACGCCTCGGTATTGCTCGGCTCCTGCGTCAGGAGCGGAACGTGCTGCGGCGCGAGGTGGACGGACGCGGACGGGCTCGTGCCGCCTCGACCGGGTGCCGAGCGGAGCACGGTGCGACGCCTGGCGGACGGCTCGCTGGTCTGCTCGGGGTGCGGCAGATTGTGGCCGTGCCGACGCTCCGCGCGCTGGAGGGGGACGCGTCATGACGAGGGCCGCGATGATGGCGACGACGCGCTACGGTCGGGCCATGAGCCAGTACCCGCGCAGCGTCGCGCCGTCCGCCCATGCAGCTCAGCACAAACCCCAACCTCACGCGTGGGCGCCCCGGCGCGCTACCCGGCGGAGGCGTTTCGCGACCGTCGCGTCGACGCAGTCTCGGATGGGTGTGGGGTGTGGTTGCGGGAGTGGGTGCGATCGTCCTGGTGGCGGTCATCACCCGGGCAATCCGGAGGTCGCTCGCGCGACGGCCGACCTTCGCGCGAGCTGGTCCGGGCTGGTTGATGCTTCTGGTCGCCACTCACGGGGTCATCCGGACTGGCCCGCGCCTAGTCGTAACCCACTCTGCTCGCACATGCGAGAGCAATAGGATAAGTGTCGTGTAGTGTGTTGACACGGCAGGCGAGAGAATGGAGAGAGAAGTGACCATCATCATCGGACTGGCTGGGGCGAAGCGCTCGGGCAAGACAGCGCGGCGAATACTCGCTGCGGCCACGGGTTCGCATCATGTGCTTCGCGACCCCTGCGCGACATCCTCGGAGGGCTCGACCCGATCATCCCGGCGGCGCGAACCCAGGGCGGCTACCAGCGCCTCAGCGAAGGCGTTGAGGGAGGCGGGGGGCTGGGAGGGCATCAAGGGCAGCCCTTCTACTGGAGGTCCGCGGCCTGTTGGCAGCGCCTCGGCACCGAGGCCGGCCGCATGGTTCTCGGCCAGGACATCTGGGTCGACGCCTGGAGTCTCGGATCGCCGGCGCGGTCGAGATGGGCGAGGACCGCTTCGTCATCCGGACGTCCGCTTCCCGACGAGATGGACCGACTCCTCGACATGGTGGCTCCGTGTACCGACTCGTCGGCCGAGGGTCGGCAACGATCCCCACCCCTCGGAGCGGGCGCTCGACGGCATCGCCCTCACGGAGATCGAGAACGACATGGAGGTCATCGACCTGCATCGCCACCTCGACTCGATCGTCGAGATGGAGCGCGACTACGAGGACATGCGGGCCGACCTCGCGGGGGTGACCGCATGAAGCTGCCCACCGCGGACGACATCTCGGGATGGTGGACCGGCCTAGCGGGTCGCCCCGAGGCCCCCGCCGATCGCACGTGCCGAGCGCCCCCGCGCGCCTGGAGGCCGAAGTCGCGTGCACTGAGGATCGGCCGGCTTCGGCGGCCGACGCCCCGCTGCCCCCCTCGGGCTACCGATGGGCTGCGGACGTTGCGGAGGTGTCGTCCGTCTATCGCGGTTCGCCCTCTCGCGGAGGGCCGCTCCTGGGGTTGCAGCTTCTGTTGCTCCGGGAGTCGGACGGGGAAGGGCCGTTGGTCGGCGTCGCGTCTTCGGGGACCATGGCGAGATCCGTCGATGGACGATGTCATCGAGGCGATGGAGAGCATCCTTAAGGATCGCCATGCCCTGGAAGCGGAGGCGGCTGCGCGGCAGGCTCGGTGGGACGAGCGCGTGGCGAGACTAGCGCGCCTTGAGCGCCTCGCCGAGAGCCTCGGGGGTGGTCGCTGATGGGGCCGGCTACGCGGAGGTGTCCTACAACCTCGACGAGAAGTACGTGACCGGCGACCGGATCTGCCGTGCCGCCGGGGAGGCGTCGCGGTTCTCATCGACCTGGCGACCGCAGACTATGCCCGCCCGCTTGCGTGCATCGACGTGCGGGCGATGATCGTCCTCGCGTCCGTCTGGCCGGAGCTGAGCGAGCCCGACACGATCCCGAGCCGTACCTCGTCCAGCTCATCCACCCGGGGGTCATGCCATGACCGAGCGAAAGGGGCAGGGGTCGTGACCAAGCACTGTGTCGTCGCTCATCGCATCTGCCGAACGACCGGCAAGCGCAGCTTCTTCTCGGACCGCGACGCCCGGAAGGCCCTGGGCCGCGCCCAGGCGAAGCGCGAGAAGTGGCAGCGGACCGAGACGCGGTACTACCACTGTCGCGACTGCGATGGCTACCACCTGACCTCGCAGTCGCGACAGGAGCACGACGCCGCCGCAGTGCTCTGGCAGGAGTTGCGCAAGATCGCCGAGGAGAGTGTTGCCTGATGCAATGGTGTAACGTGGGGTTGAACGTGCCTGACGATGGTGCCGTCGTAGAGGGGCGGCACTCGACCAACTGCGCGGTGAGCGTCGGGCGCGATGGCTGCGTTGTCCTCACCACCTGGCGCGGGTACCCGGCAGACCGCCAGATGACCACCTTCCTCGACCGACAGGCGTTCCTCGACGCCGTCTCCGACGCCCTTGGCGTCGACATCACCGACCACAACGAAGGGAGCACACTGTGAAGCTCAGCGAGATCCTCGACCCGACCCTGCTGGCGGCCGATGTCGACGCCGGCTACATCACCTCGCGCCACCACCCCGACGACCAGTCGCTCGTCATCTACAACTACACCCCGGCGGCGCAGTATGACCGGCACTGGACGGACGCGACGCGCCTCTGTCGCGGTCTGATCGTGCGGCTCGACGGCAGCGGCGACGCCGACATCGTCGCTCGTCCGTTCGCCAAGTTCTTCAACTATGGCGAGCACCCGGACGGGAGCCTCAACCTCAGCCAGTGGGCCGTCGCCTACGACAAGCTCGACGGCTCTCTCGGGTCATCTACCCCGCGCCGGACGGACGCCCCGCCGTCGCGACGAGGGGGTCGTTCACCAGCGACCAGGCGGTCCACGCGACGACCGTCCTGCGCGAGCGGTACTCCAAGGTCGACACCCAGGCCGGGTGGACGGATCTCGTGGAGATCATCTACCCTCGAACCGGATCGTCGTCGACTACGGCGATATGGACGACCTGGTCCAGATCGGGATGGTTAACCACGCGACGGGGCATTCCACCCCGTCTGCCTGGTGGTCCAAGTACGGGATGCCCGCCGCCTCGCGAGTGGCCGAGGGCTCCCTCGCTGAGGTGCTTGCGCTGCCCCCGCGAGAGGGCAAGGAGGGGGTCGTGGTCCACCTCGCCGACGGGACGATGGTGAAGATCAAGCAGGACGACTACGTGCGCCTGCACCGCATCGTCACCGGCCTCAACGAGACCACCGTGTGGGAGGCGCTGCGCACCGGCACCTACTGGCGGCTGGAGCGGGAGATGCCCGAGGAGTTCCGCGACTGGGCCTGGAGGATCGCGAGGCCGCTCCTCGCAGACCACGGGCTGCTCGTTCAGGGGGCGCGACAGGCGCACGCCTCCGCCGCGCTCGCGGCGCCCAGCAAGCACTACACCGAGCGCCGTACGTGGCGGAAGGAGTTCGCCCGACTGGCGAACCGCAGCGCCTACGCGCCCTACATCTTCGCGATCGAGGACGGGCGGGACTTCTACGACATGGCCTGGAAGGCGGTTCGCCCCAAGGGTCCCAAGCCGACCGGGCGAACGGAGTGTGCGGCGTGACCGGTCAGGAGCTCGTGATCTTGCGGGGCTACCCCGGCAGCGGCAAGACGACATGGGCGACCGAGTGGGTCGCCGAGGACCCGGAGGGTCGTGCGCGCCTGTCGCGAGATGATCTTCGCGACGCCTTCTATGACCGGCGTTCAGGCCTCTCGTCCTCGCAGGAGGGCGCGATCACCAAGGCGCATCGCGCCGCGGTGAAGGCTCTTCTCGCGGGCGGCAAGAGCGTCGCCGTCGACGACACCAACCTCCGCCTCCGGACGGCCCGTGAGTGGGTCGACCTCGCCATCTCCGGGGGAGCCTCCTGGCGCGTCGTGAACGTCGAGACGCCCGTCGGGGAGTGTCACGAGCGAAACGTCGCCCGAGCTCTGCATGGCGAGGCGGCGGTTCCTGGGGGAGTCATCAACAGCTTCGCCCAGCGCTACCCGATGCCGTGGCCCGAGGTGAAGCCGAGCGAGCGCAAGAGGGCGAGCGACCCGATGCCCTACACGCGCGAGGACGGAGCCGGCTTGCCGCTCGCGATCATCGTCGACATCGACGGCACCCTGGCCCACATGAACGGGCGAGGGCCCTACGACCTTGATCGCGTCCATGAGGACACCGTCGATCCGGTGGTCGACATGCTGATCGAGAAGATGTGGCTCGACGAGGTCTCCGTCATCTTCCTGAGCGGTCGCGAGGACTCCTGCGCTGCCGTGACCAACTCGTGGCTCGCCGACGCCGGCTGGGACTCGCGCGAGACGGAGGGCGTGGTGGGTCCGCTCATGCGCAAGACCGGCGACCGTCGTCCCGACTTCGAGGTGAAGTACGACCTGTTCAACGAGCACGTGCGCGGTCGTTACGACGTCATCTTCGCGCTCGACGACCGGAATCAGGTGGTTCGCCTCTGGCGTGACATGGGCATCAAGTGCCTCCAGGTTCAGGACGGCGACTTCTGATGGCGACCACGAGTCAGCGCGAGGCGACCATCGAGCGATGGTGCCGCTGTGGGACCGAGTGGGGCGCGAAGGCGGATGTCCGCTGGTGCCCGCACTGCGACGGGGGCGAGGGGTGCACCGCCTACCCGATGATCCCCGCCACGGCCAAGGACGGCCAGGGGGAGACGGTGCTCACGGGGCTCGGGGGTATCGGCGGGGCGTGCACGAAGTGCGAGGTCTCGCGGCGCATCTGCTGCACCTGCGGGCAGCCCGCAGGGAGCTACGTGGCTGCGCTCGAATGCACGAAGAAGGACATCGAGGAGAGGGGTTACGAGTGAGTGAGAGCAAGTTCAAGGTCGGGGACCGCGTGGTCCGAACCGGCGCGCACCACTACCGCCTGGGGGGCGCCGGGGTGGTCGCTGTCGACCCCAACGAGTGGGAGCTCGGGACCGCTGGAACCGTGCGGTGGGTCTACGGCGATGGTGACCTCGGCGTCAAGGTCGATGGAGCGCCCGTGACTGCGATCGTCCCGGAGTCGGTGACCCTGGAGTCGGAGTACCTCAAGCGCCTCCCGCGCGTCATCTCGTTCGGCGAGATCCAGGTCGGCGACACGATCCGCGTGGAGCTGGTGCGGGACGACGGCATGAGCGACACGCGCCAGGGGTTGGTCACCGAGGTCTCGCTCGCCGGCTACGCCCAGTCGAACGGGTACATCCTCGCCTTCGTGGACCGAGTTTCAGGGATGGCCCAGACGATCACGCTCCTGGACCGGCCCAAGCCCGAGCAGGAGCTCCCGTCCACCATCGGCGCGACCATCGTCAACGTCCGGGTCTCGATCCCGCGGGGCTGGTCATCGGACCCCTTCGAGCGCGTCTACGCATTCGGCGTTCGTCGGCTCTTCGGCGCCGACGAACGGCCGTGGCTGCTGTTCAACCCCGACCAGGGGTGGCAGGACGCCGCCGACGAGCACATCGTCGACTGGGCCCCCGGCGAGGTCGTCGCGGCGGCGGGCGCCCCGTGATCGTTCTGCTCCTGCTCGCGACCTTCCTCGCCGGAGTGGTGTGCGGCCTCGCACTCGCCTCCACCACGGGGCGCCGGAGTCGCGCCTCCAGCCCGACAGCACACCCGGCGGGGCCGACCGGCCTCGAAGCCATCACCAGCGATGCCGTCTACGGCACGCCGATCAACAAGACCACCTACTGAGAGGAGCAACAGTGTTCATCGTTGCCATCATCCTTGCCGTCATCGCGCTCATCGCGACGGCCGTGTTCTTCATCGTCAAGCCCAGGGGGAACAACTACGACTTCCCGACGAAGCGGGCGGCCGGCATTGCCGCCGCTGTCGCGCTCGTGGGATCGCTCCTGTTCGTCGGGTTCAGCACCATCTACTCGCAGTCGGTTGGTCAGGCGTCGGTCCTCGTGAACGCTGGTGGGACCGTCGCCGGCCAGAACAGCGAGCCCGGCTTCGCAACCAAGGCGCCCTGGCAGACCCGCAGCGAGTGGGATCTGTTCTCCCAGTCCGTGACCTACGCCGGCGACGACAAGGGTGCGCCGTCCTACACGGGTGGGCAGGTCTCGGGCCAGCAGGTCACCGCCAGCGTCTCTGGCGGCGCCCAGAGCAACTTCGACTTCTCCGCCGTCTATTCGCTCGACGGGGACCACGTCGAGGAGCTCTACGAGTCCTACCGCTCGCAGGAGCGCTTCACGAAGCAGGTCATCGAGCCGACCATCCTCGCCGTCGTGCGCGACGTCCCCTCCGCGTACTCGCCGGTCCAGTTCCGGGGCGAGAAGCGCGGCGAGGCCCAGGACACCATGCTGGAGCGGCTCAACAGCCGGCTGTCGCAGTACGGCGTGACCGTCTCCCTGGTGAACCTCCAGAACATCACCTTCTCCGACGACGTCGAGGCGTCGATCAAGAGCGTCGAGGTCGCCCAGCAGAAGGAGGCCGAGGCTGAGGCCAACCTCCGCGCGACCGAGGTGTCCGCCCAGGCTCAGGTGGTCGAGGCCGAGGCGCAGGCCGAGGCCAACCGCGTTCTGACCGAGTCGCTCACCCCCGAGCTGCTCCGACTTCGCGAGATCGAAGCGTACGGGTCGGGCACGGTGTTCGTGGTGCCGGAGGGCTCGACTCCGTTCGTCCAGGTCGCGCCGTGAAGCGTCGGATCGCAGCGGTTGCCGTCGCGGCCGGCCTCGCGCTCGGCCTCTCGGCGTGCGGGGTCGAGGCTGAGAGCTCCACCCAGACACGAGCGGGAACGGTGAACGTGTTCACCGTCGACCTGCCGGACGGTGGTCGGATGCTCTGCGCAACGCTCACCCGCGGTGAGGACGGCGTCGCGCTCGACTGCTCATGGTGAGCGTCGCCCCGCGCTGGCGGCGGTACCGCGCGTACTGCGACGACTGTCGCTGGGTCGGTCCCGGATACTGGCGGACGGGCCACGGCGCGCAGAGCGATCTTCGGGAGCATCTCGCGAAGAACCACGAGCGGTCCGCCCACGGGGTGGAGTTGGTGCCGTTCGGTGATCTCGATGGCGACTGAGTACCAGCGGAAGCTGTGGGACCAGTTCTACGAAGCGGGGCGGAACCACAGGGTGATGCAGGCGCTAGAGCGCGAGCTCGACGCCCCTCTTCCCCCGCCGCCGCCGCTGCGGAGCGAGTTCGTGCCGGAGGATGCCTGGCCCTCGCTCCCCGCCTCGCCAAAGCTGTTCATCAAGAAGGCGACGGCGAACGGCTGGGCCGTCAGGGTGCTGGACTCGGTTGGTCCTCGACTCGGCGGACTCGGGCTCCGCAACGTTCTGGAGCCCGAGTGCCACACGCTTGGCGTCTCGGCCCGCAGGGGGCCGGTCGCCATGTGCGCCTGGTGGCGCGAGACCGACAGCGTCAACAAGGACGGCAGCTACAAGTGGGTGGCCGACTCCGCGATCGGGTTCCAGCCCACGCTCAAGGTCATCTCCCACACGGACGCCACGAAGTACCTGCAAGCCTGAACATCGAAGGGCCCCAGCTCAAGGATCACACCCTAGGCTGGGGCCCTTCGGCGTGCCAGGTGCATCCTAGGCGGATGACCAGGTCCATCCCGACGTGGAGGCAGCCGGGCTGGTCCAGCTCGACCTGGAGCTCGCGCGTGGGCCGCAGCTCGTTGCGGCCCGTCGCCTCGGGCGTGAAGAACCGGAACGCGTCGTAGTGCGAGCACGTGATCTGGTGCCGCTCGACGACGGCGTCGGTCCCTGCCTCGCCGAGCCGCAGGGGGAGCGCGTGCCGGTGCGCGCCGGCCGGCTCGCGGTAGACAATCGCCCACTCGTGCAGCCCGAAGCACGAGAAGACCGGCGGCCGGTCGGCGACGGCCGCCAGCAGCGTCGCGTGGTGGCGCACCGCGCCTCCCCGGTCCGCCAGGTAGGCCCGGCCGTCGAGGCGCACCGCGTCGCCCTCCGTCGTGAACCAGCGGGCCGACGCGACCGGTGAGCCCGCGGCGTCGGCGAGCGCGACGCCGGCCCCGGGGGACCAGCGCCGCAGGACCGCGGGCCGCAGCGGGTAGTACGTGTAGAGGAAGTCCTCGACGGCGTGCGAGGAGCCGGCGGCGCGGCGCTCGCGGTGCCCGGCCGTGAGTGCGTCGGCCCGGCGGGCGTGCGCCTCGGCCCGGGCCGTCCAGGCGCCGCGGGGCAGCAGCGTCAGGGTCGGGCTCACCGGACCCAGCCGGGCGGCGGGGGGAGCTGGGCGCGCAGCTCGGTCCGTCGCGCGGCCGCGTCCGACGCCAGCTTGAGGAGGCGTTCGAGCGGCCCCTGGCCGAGCAGCGGGCGCCACACGCAGGCGAAGACGATCGACCCCAGCGCGAGCGCGAGGAGCGGCACGTTGCTCTCGGGGTAGAACACCGCCATCGGGCCGAGGATCGCGATGACGACGATCTGGCCGGCGTAGATCGTGAGTGACATCGCGCCGGCCGTCGCCAGCGGCCACAGGAGCGTCGCGCCGATGCGGGGCGTGGTGAGCAGGAGGCACAGACCGGTGACGGCGACCGCGACGCCGAGGTTCCCGACGACCTCGAACGTGGAGCCGGCGTGCGGCTCGGTCGAGACGAGGACGTCGGGCCAGAACAGGTAGTCCGGCGCGTACGCGGAGTTCGCCCAGACGCCCTGGAGGAGGACGCCGAGGCCGTACCCGACCGCGGCCAGCGCGGTGCCGAGCCCGAGCAGCGTCGCGGCGTAGCGCGGCGACGCGAGGTTGCCGCGCCCCATGACGAGGCCGGCCAGGAGGTAGCCGATCCAGACGAGCGCGGGGTAGTAGCCCCAGACGAGCTCGCCGATGCCGAAGCCGAACTGCACCAGCGACGGCTGGACGGTACCGGTGGTCGCCTCGCGGAGTCCGAGGACGACGAGCGGGCCGATCGTCACGGCGGCGGCGATGATCGCGACCAGCCAGCGTGTGGAGAGTCGCAGCACCGGCAGCGCCATGAAGAACAGGACGGCGTAGGTCGGCAGGATGATGACGACCGGCGTGCCGAGCGCCTGCAGCGCGATGCCGATGGGCAGCAGGATCGCGGCGCGCACGGCGATCTTGACCCGGACGCTGCGCCAGGCGACGCGCTGCGGCGGCAGGGGGCCGGGGGCGAGCGGGGGCACGGGGCCGAGGCCGCGGGCGCGACGCGACATGAGCGCGATGGAGACACCCGCGAGCGTCGCGAACAGCGCGGAGGAGCGGCCGTCGAAGATCCACATCCACTGCTCGCCCCAGCCGCCGCCGGACGCGTGGTGACCCGTGCCGAGGTGCGCGACGAGCATGCCGATGATGGCGACCGCGCGCGCCACGTCGACGCCGCTGATCCGGACCTTCGCCGCCGCGGGAGCTGCGCCGCGCGCCGGGGCGGGCACGGGCGTCGGGGCGACACCGGCGGCCGGGATCGCCGGCCCCGGCGTGACGGGGCCCGGCGGGGGCGGGACGAGCTGACCCGGCCGGCCAGCCGCGACCGGCGCGACGGGGGTGCCCGCGGGGAACACGGGACCTGCGGCTGGCGGCGGCGGGGGAGGTGTCGTCACGGACACGAGGGTAGGCGACGGGACGATGGACGGGGCCGCACGGCGTCCGAGGGGTAGGTTGGGGGTGCGACGACGAGGTCGCCAGGGCAGAAGGAGGTCACGATGACGACGACGCGATACACCCACGGTCACAGCGACGCCGTCCTGCGGTCGCACGCGTGGCGCACGGTCGAGAACTCGGCCGCGTACCTCGTCGACGACCTCGCCCCGGGCCTCGACGTGCTCGACGTCGGCTGCGGGCCGGGCACCATCACGATCGACTTCGCGCGCCGGGTGAACCCGGGCGGGCGCGCCGTCGGGATCGACACCTCCTACGAGGTGCTGATGAAGGCGTCGGAGCTCGCGGCGGTCAGCGGCGTCGACAACGTGCTGTTCGAGCCGGCCGACGTCATGGACCTCCCGTTCGCGACCGGGAGCTTCGACATCGTCCACGCGCACCAGGTGCTCCAGCACCTGCAGGACCCGGTCGGGGCGCTGCGCGAGATGACCCGCGTCCTGCGGCCCGGCGGCGTCCTCGCCGTGCGCGACGCCGACTACGGCGCGATGACCTGGTTCCCGGAGCTCGCCGGCCTCGAGGAGTGGC encodes:
- a CDS encoding AAA family ATPase, translating into MTGQELVILRGYPGSGKTTWATEWVAEDPEGRARLSRDDLRDAFYDRRSGLSSSQEGAITKAHRAAVKALLAGGKSVAVDDTNLRLRTAREWVDLAISGGASWRVVNVETPVGECHERNVARALHGEAAVPGGVINSFAQRYPMPWPEVKPSERKRASDPMPYTREDGAGLPLAIIVDIDGTLAHMNGRGPYDLDRVHEDTVDPVVDMLIEKMWLDEVSVIFLSGREDSCAAVTNSWLADAGWDSRETEGVVGPLMRKTGDRRPDFEVKYDLFNEHVRGRYDVIFALDDRNQVVRLWRDMGIKCLQVQDGDF
- a CDS encoding SPFH domain-containing protein, producing MFIVAIILAVIALIATAVFFIVKPRGNNYDFPTKRAAGIAAAVALVGSLLFVGFSTIYSQSVGQASVLVNAGGTVAGQNSEPGFATKAPWQTRSEWDLFSQSVTYAGDDKGAPSYTGGQVSGQQVTASVSGGAQSNFDFSAVYSLDGDHVEELYESYRSQERFTKQVIEPTILAVVRDVPSAYSPVQFRGEKRGEAQDTMLERLNSRLSQYGVTVSLVNLQNITFSDDVEASIKSVEVAQQKEAEAEANLRATEVSAQAQVVEAEAQAEANRVLTESLTPELLRLREIEAYGSGTVFVVPEGSTPFVQVAP
- a CDS encoding 3-methyladenine DNA glycosylase yields the protein MSPTLTLLPRGAWTARAEAHARRADALTAGHRERRAAGSSHAVEDFLYTYYPLRPAVLRRWSPGAGVALADAAGSPVASARWFTTEGDAVRLDGRAYLADRGGAVRHHATLLAAVADRPPVFSCFGLHEWAIVYREPAGAHRHALPLRLGEAGTDAVVERHQITCSHYDAFRFFTPEATGRNELRPTRELQVELDQPGCLHVGMDLVIRLGCTWHAEGPQPRV
- a CDS encoding heparan-alpha-glucosaminide N-acetyltransferase domain-containing protein, whose translation is MTTPPPPPPAAGPVFPAGTPVAPVAAGRPGQLVPPPPGPVTPGPAIPAAGVAPTPVPAPARGAAPAAAKVRISGVDVARAVAIIGMLVAHLGTGHHASGGGWGEQWMWIFDGRSSALFATLAGVSIALMSRRARGLGPVPPLAPGPLPPQRVAWRSVRVKIAVRAAILLPIGIALQALGTPVVIILPTYAVLFFMALPVLRLSTRWLVAIIAAAVTIGPLVVLGLREATTGTVQPSLVQFGFGIGELVWGYYPALVWIGYLLAGLVMGRGNLASPRYAATLLGLGTALAAVGYGLGVLLQGVWANSAYAPDYLFWPDVLVSTEPHAGSTFEVVGNLGVAVAVTGLCLLLTTPRIGATLLWPLATAGAMSLTIYAGQIVVIAILGPMAVFYPESNVPLLALALGSIVFACVWRPLLGQGPLERLLKLASDAAARRTELRAQLPPPPGWVR
- a CDS encoding methyltransferase domain-containing protein, which translates into the protein MTTTRYTHGHSDAVLRSHAWRTVENSAAYLVDDLAPGLDVLDVGCGPGTITIDFARRVNPGGRAVGIDTSYEVLMKASELAAVSGVDNVLFEPADVMDLPFATGSFDIVHAHQVLQHLQDPVGALREMTRVLRPGGVLAVRDADYGAMTWFPELAGLEEWRDLYARVARASGGQPDAGRRLLAWVLAAGFDVDDVDVSASTWCFADPESRAWWAGTWAERIRGSGVAERALALGYATREELEELAEVWREWGEQDSALFLVPHTEVRARK